A genomic region of Gemmata massiliana contains the following coding sequences:
- a CDS encoding BBP7 family outer membrane beta-barrel protein, giving the protein MDAVTTHDPRAVTLPSEVVGARACCCNYTTWAIMELLIGRTRGPSVAPIVTTGPVSAGAFAGAIGQPTTLPLFGGKRILDDWRSGLRIELGAWLDSSQQSGIGLRFYSLFTANEQFRSASNNRIVINVPQSVSAGPIAIQIPAFVNFPGASTGRAAASAETMFAGGDVNWRYLINRNEWGRVDTLVGYRQLHLVDSLGSNFNVASTAPASESFLASPQYAGADSVHTRDNFYGPQLGLCASVGVGRFWVEGHATGALGVTESSLDFARSRTGVVASNPAAMLATLGAPASATNTVMAAATNHVPTMQSNVANRLSYFGVVGEGGVRVNWRATDHVRFTAGYSFLYWNNVRRAQEMFILGPVLRPQAIDFTTHLFSVGLDLRF; this is encoded by the coding sequence GTGGACGCCGTTACCACGCACGATCCGCGTGCGGTGACATTGCCCTCCGAGGTCGTTGGGGCGCGTGCCTGTTGTTGCAACTACACGACGTGGGCCATAATGGAGTTACTGATCGGGCGCACGCGCGGGCCGAGTGTCGCGCCTATCGTGACGACCGGCCCGGTGTCTGCGGGTGCGTTTGCAGGCGCGATCGGCCAGCCAACCACGCTACCATTATTTGGCGGGAAACGGATTCTCGACGACTGGCGCAGTGGCCTGCGCATCGAACTCGGAGCGTGGTTGGACAGCAGCCAGCAGAGTGGCATCGGGCTTCGCTTTTACTCGCTGTTTACAGCCAACGAGCAGTTCCGCTCGGCCTCTAACAACCGGATCGTTATCAATGTTCCGCAATCAGTGAGTGCCGGGCCGATCGCGATTCAGATCCCCGCGTTCGTGAACTTCCCCGGAGCGAGTACCGGGCGCGCCGCGGCCAGTGCCGAGACGATGTTCGCGGGTGGTGACGTGAACTGGCGCTACCTGATCAATCGGAACGAGTGGGGCCGCGTGGACACGCTCGTGGGCTACCGGCAACTGCACCTCGTGGACTCGCTCGGGTCGAATTTCAACGTCGCGTCCACCGCACCGGCCAGCGAATCGTTCCTCGCGTCCCCGCAGTACGCAGGGGCCGACAGCGTACATACACGGGACAATTTCTACGGCCCGCAACTCGGGTTGTGCGCCTCGGTTGGTGTGGGGCGCTTTTGGGTCGAGGGGCACGCGACGGGCGCGTTGGGGGTGACAGAGAGTTCACTGGATTTCGCACGCTCGCGAACGGGTGTTGTTGCGTCGAACCCGGCCGCGATGCTCGCCACGCTCGGCGCACCGGCCTCCGCCACGAACACCGTGATGGCCGCAGCGACGAATCACGTGCCGACGATGCAATCGAACGTGGCGAATCGGTTGTCGTACTTCGGAGTGGTGGGCGAGGGTGGTGTGCGGGTGAACTGGCGCGCCACGGATCACGTTCGCTTCACGGCCGGGTACAGCTTCCTTTACTGGAACAACGTGCGCCGGGCGCAAGAGATGTTCATACTCGGTCCCGTGCTGCGACCGCAAGCGATCGACTTCACCACGCACCTGTTCAGCGTGGGGCTGGATCTGCGCTTCTGA
- a CDS encoding DUF1579 domain-containing protein, producing the protein MKTVRCFCAVALVAALVAPAARGQDAPKPGPEHEILKKQEGNWDLVMKFGGGESKGTVTYKMDLGGLWLSGALESELFGTKFQGRSLETYDAAKKKYISVWVDSMGTQPMVMEGTYDKDKKTLTLTGEHPGQDGKPAKWKSVTTLTDDNTINFSMFVGDDKEPMFTIVYKRKK; encoded by the coding sequence ATGAAGACGGTGCGTTGTTTCTGTGCGGTCGCGTTGGTGGCCGCACTGGTAGCTCCCGCAGCGCGCGGGCAGGATGCTCCCAAACCCGGTCCGGAGCACGAGATCCTCAAGAAGCAGGAGGGCAACTGGGATCTCGTGATGAAGTTCGGTGGGGGCGAATCCAAGGGGACCGTGACGTACAAAATGGACCTCGGCGGGCTGTGGCTGTCCGGGGCTCTGGAGAGCGAACTCTTCGGCACGAAGTTCCAGGGTCGGAGCCTCGAAACCTACGACGCCGCCAAGAAGAAGTACATCAGCGTGTGGGTGGACAGCATGGGCACCCAACCGATGGTGATGGAAGGCACCTACGACAAAGACAAGAAAACGCTGACGTTGACCGGCGAGCACCCCGGACAGGACGGCAAACCGGCGAAGTGGAAGTCGGTGACCACGCTGACGGACGACAACACGATCAACTTCAGTATGTTCGTGGGCGACGACAAAGAACCGATGTTCACGATCGTCTACAAGCGGAAGAAATAA
- a CDS encoding amidohydrolase family protein, translated as MSVTRREFVASALALPLANNARSGETKHPVVVDTHLHCFAGKGDPKFPYHKDGPYQPADPATPEHLLKCMAEAGVDYAIIVHPEPYQDDHRYLEHCLTIGKGKLKGTCLFFAGREGSAEKLKELAKKVPLVAGRIHAYNPDRLPPFGKPELTALWKQIAELGLAVQLHFEPKYAEGFESLIKEFKSTRVLIDHLGRPFQGAAKEYERVLSWAKYANVVMKLSSVPDKKAYPHRDPQPVVKQLTEEFGADRLMFGGGYNEKATGKSYRAERERVAGLLAHLSDADRAKIFGGTAAKLFKLG; from the coding sequence ATGTCCGTCACTCGTCGCGAGTTCGTTGCGTCCGCTCTCGCACTTCCTTTGGCTAACAACGCTCGCTCGGGCGAGACGAAACATCCGGTCGTTGTGGATACGCACCTCCATTGTTTCGCGGGGAAGGGCGACCCCAAGTTCCCCTATCACAAAGACGGACCGTACCAACCCGCGGACCCGGCCACACCGGAGCACCTGTTGAAGTGCATGGCCGAGGCCGGAGTTGATTACGCGATCATCGTTCACCCGGAGCCGTATCAGGACGACCACCGGTACCTCGAACACTGCCTCACTATTGGCAAAGGGAAGCTCAAAGGAACGTGCTTGTTCTTCGCGGGGCGCGAGGGTTCGGCCGAGAAGCTGAAGGAGCTGGCGAAGAAGGTGCCGCTCGTTGCGGGGCGAATTCACGCCTACAACCCGGACCGCCTTCCGCCGTTCGGGAAACCGGAACTTACGGCACTCTGGAAGCAAATCGCTGAACTCGGACTCGCGGTCCAACTTCACTTCGAGCCGAAATACGCAGAAGGTTTCGAGTCGCTCATCAAGGAGTTCAAAAGCACCCGCGTCCTGATCGATCACTTGGGGCGCCCGTTTCAGGGCGCTGCGAAGGAATACGAGCGCGTGCTGAGTTGGGCCAAGTACGCGAACGTGGTGATGAAGTTATCGAGCGTGCCGGACAAAAAGGCGTACCCACATCGCGACCCACAGCCTGTGGTGAAGCAGCTCACCGAGGAGTTCGGCGCGGACCGGTTAATGTTCGGTGGCGGTTACAACGAGAAGGCGACTGGTAAGAGCTACCGTGCCGAACGCGAGCGAGTCGCCGGATTACTGGCGCACTTGAGCGACGCGGACCGCGCGAAGATTTTCGGCGGCACCGCTGCGAAGCTGTTCAAGTTGGGGTGA
- a CDS encoding sigma-54 interaction domain-containing protein, whose protein sequence is MPKSEQFLPPLPEIVGTAPAMQDVFRLVRLAAPRSANVLLIGETGTGKEVIAKAVHKLSRRADGPFIRVNCGALHENLLESELFGHIKGSFTGAVENKTGRFEAAHGGTIFLDEINSTSHKLQVKLLRVLQEREFERVGESRTIRVDVRVVAATNTSLEQAVEDGEFREDLYYRLNVIPIALPPLRERRDDIPLLAQFFLKRYGDLHKCPVPELTPIALDALKAHDWPGNVRELENTLERLTVFADGGPLTPELLRFGRPRPVIRASRGSGAPTDVPSLIHALVRAGMHAPRPAHIKLHKFLVDGVERELIEEVLRECGDNQVKAADRLGINRNTLHKKREEYRKADAGGVDIPSSEPPAEPPAAAG, encoded by the coding sequence ATGCCGAAAAGCGAGCAGTTTTTACCGCCGCTACCCGAGATCGTGGGCACCGCGCCGGCCATGCAAGACGTGTTTCGTCTTGTTCGCCTCGCCGCGCCCCGATCGGCGAACGTTCTGCTCATAGGTGAAACCGGCACCGGCAAAGAAGTTATCGCGAAAGCCGTTCACAAACTTAGCCGCCGAGCGGACGGGCCGTTCATCCGCGTGAATTGCGGCGCGCTTCACGAAAACCTGCTCGAAAGCGAACTCTTCGGACACATCAAGGGCTCGTTTACCGGGGCCGTTGAGAACAAGACCGGCCGGTTTGAAGCCGCGCACGGCGGCACCATCTTTCTGGACGAAATCAACAGCACCTCGCACAAGCTCCAGGTGAAACTGCTCCGCGTGCTCCAGGAGCGCGAGTTCGAGCGCGTGGGCGAGAGCCGGACGATCCGCGTCGATGTGCGGGTGGTCGCGGCGACGAACACGTCGCTGGAACAGGCCGTTGAAGACGGCGAGTTTCGCGAAGACCTCTATTACCGGCTGAACGTCATTCCGATCGCGTTACCCCCTCTGCGCGAGCGCCGCGACGACATTCCCCTCCTAGCTCAGTTCTTCCTCAAGCGGTACGGCGACTTGCACAAGTGCCCCGTGCCGGAACTGACCCCGATCGCGCTCGACGCACTCAAAGCTCACGACTGGCCCGGGAACGTGCGCGAGTTGGAAAACACCCTGGAACGCCTCACGGTGTTCGCCGACGGCGGGCCGCTCACGCCGGAACTGCTCCGGTTCGGGCGCCCACGCCCGGTCATTCGCGCTTCGCGTGGCAGCGGGGCACCGACCGATGTGCCGTCGCTGATTCACGCACTGGTTCGCGCCGGGATGCACGCGCCGCGCCCGGCTCACATCAAGCTCCACAAGTTCCTCGTTGACGGCGTCGAACGCGAGTTGATCGAAGAAGTCCTGCGCGAGTGCGGTGACAACCAAGTGAAGGCCGCCGACAGGCTGGGCATCAACCGCAACACGCTGCACAAGAAGCGGGAAGAGTATCGCAAGGCCGACGCGGGCGGGGTCGACATCCCCTCGAGCGAACCGCCCGCCGAACCGCCAGCAGCGGCCGGGTGA
- a CDS encoding precorrin-2 dehydrogenase/sirohydrochlorin ferrochelatase family protein has translation MFPILLDLRGKLVCVIGGGAVGSRKTRAAVDAGASVRVVDPQVTLSLPDPITHITELYRAEHLEGATLVFACATPEVNTRVVADAHQHGIWVNAASSPDAGDFTLPAVVRRGGLTLAVSTEGASPALARRIREKLESEFDNIFAVWVQILAEVRTEVLATVADEVRRRELLDSFADWSWLTRLRAEGTEAVRQAMRACL, from the coding sequence GTGTTCCCCATTCTCCTCGACTTGCGTGGGAAGCTCGTTTGCGTGATCGGGGGAGGCGCGGTCGGTTCGCGCAAAACGCGGGCAGCCGTTGACGCGGGCGCGAGCGTTCGCGTAGTCGATCCACAGGTCACACTTTCACTTCCAGATCCAATCACTCACATCACCGAGCTGTATCGCGCAGAACACCTCGAAGGCGCGACTCTCGTGTTCGCGTGTGCCACCCCCGAAGTCAACACGCGAGTTGTAGCCGACGCCCACCAACACGGAATTTGGGTGAACGCGGCTTCGTCGCCGGACGCGGGCGATTTCACATTGCCCGCAGTCGTGCGCCGCGGAGGGTTAACGCTGGCCGTCAGCACTGAAGGCGCGTCGCCCGCTCTGGCCCGCCGCATTCGCGAAAAGCTCGAATCTGAGTTCGACAACATATTTGCAGTGTGGGTGCAAATACTCGCCGAGGTGCGGACCGAAGTGCTTGCGACTGTGGCGGATGAAGTCCGCCGGCGCGAGCTGCTCGATTCCTTCGCTGATTGGTCCTGGCTCACGCGGCTGCGCGCGGAAGGTACTGAGGCCGTGCGTCAGGCAATGCGGGCCTGTTTGTGA
- a CDS encoding YfaP family protein has product MNLLVTWKKVLLFGAFGAVGCLAGWLVGEPLMWASRSVAEAAGAKDVPSLISKPAPQFAEPPPLPSDFRERVEKAGGKSGDVQLSLIWYNANDLDLYCKDPNGDVVFYKNPRVPSGGELDVDANAGTTRSGLPTVLTTEPVENIYWPKGGAPAGRYQVFVNYFAHRPATGAPNATKYKVNVLHDGQRYEFTGTIEHGGTQRNERLIYEFELKPRLELLAPDEVNLLPAAPAIKLPVAIRRTYYKGPVEVRAENLPEGVAAGTLTIPEGENEGEIELQAVEGAKEIKKAAIKLVATGGSLDSSASVQVATLKPVVAFSLFATLSTGAWTALLAIGLCLALLAGQNKYLGKPLFASSRIPLLVVILGAGGAGFVSGSVGQLLFFALLASGAANLGFLVGWVLLGALLGWGISRFVPNLDGLKAALAGLGGGLLGAGAFLLLSELAQWTGRFGGAVILGFCIGLMVAVVEAAFRRAWIEVRYGEREVITVNLGAEPVRIGGDSKACTVWARGAASIALKYWIRDGQVQCADVPGKQETPVADGDTRTAGNVTVIVRTSSAVAPMEDTRPTVVRAAAPTAPAPARPEPVATSPPPPAAPAPLDYDDGLPMPLSPPLPARPAVTSILDLDDGPAQTVRSAGAAPAPSKSSAPSAPVAAPRPAPTSTPNSSAVDVCPTCGRKIPGRTGARYCVVCDRTF; this is encoded by the coding sequence ATGAACCTGCTCGTGACGTGGAAAAAGGTGCTGCTGTTCGGTGCCTTCGGTGCGGTCGGCTGTCTGGCCGGCTGGCTCGTCGGTGAGCCGCTCATGTGGGCGTCCCGATCGGTCGCGGAGGCGGCCGGGGCCAAGGACGTTCCGTCGCTCATCTCCAAACCGGCGCCCCAATTCGCCGAACCGCCCCCGCTTCCCAGCGACTTCCGCGAGCGCGTTGAGAAGGCAGGCGGGAAGTCCGGAGACGTGCAGCTCTCGCTCATCTGGTACAACGCCAACGACCTCGACTTGTACTGCAAGGATCCGAACGGCGACGTCGTTTTCTACAAGAACCCGCGCGTACCCAGCGGCGGCGAACTGGACGTGGACGCAAATGCCGGCACGACGCGCAGCGGCCTCCCCACGGTACTGACCACCGAGCCGGTCGAGAACATTTACTGGCCGAAGGGCGGCGCACCGGCCGGTCGCTATCAGGTGTTCGTCAACTATTTCGCCCACCGCCCGGCGACCGGGGCGCCCAACGCGACCAAGTACAAGGTGAACGTCCTCCACGACGGTCAGCGGTACGAGTTTACAGGAACCATCGAGCACGGCGGCACACAGCGGAACGAGCGCCTGATTTACGAGTTCGAGTTGAAGCCCCGGCTCGAACTGTTAGCCCCCGACGAAGTGAATTTGCTTCCAGCCGCGCCCGCGATCAAACTTCCGGTCGCAATCCGGCGGACGTACTACAAGGGACCGGTCGAGGTGCGAGCCGAGAATCTCCCGGAAGGTGTGGCCGCGGGTACACTCACCATTCCCGAAGGCGAGAACGAGGGCGAAATCGAACTCCAAGCCGTCGAAGGCGCGAAGGAAATCAAGAAGGCCGCCATCAAACTCGTCGCCACCGGCGGCAGTCTCGATTCATCGGCCAGCGTGCAGGTCGCCACACTCAAGCCGGTCGTCGCGTTCTCTCTTTTCGCAACACTTTCTACTGGCGCATGGACGGCACTACTCGCGATCGGGTTGTGCCTCGCGCTCCTGGCCGGGCAGAACAAGTACCTCGGCAAACCGTTGTTCGCATCGAGCCGCATTCCGCTGTTGGTCGTGATTCTGGGAGCGGGAGGGGCCGGCTTCGTGTCGGGGAGCGTCGGACAGTTGCTCTTTTTTGCGCTGCTCGCGAGCGGCGCCGCGAACCTCGGCTTTCTGGTCGGCTGGGTGCTTCTTGGCGCGCTCCTCGGGTGGGGCATTAGTCGCTTCGTCCCGAACCTGGACGGCCTGAAGGCGGCGCTCGCGGGCCTGGGCGGTGGGTTGCTCGGTGCGGGCGCGTTCCTGCTCCTGTCCGAACTCGCGCAGTGGACCGGGCGCTTCGGTGGTGCAGTGATACTTGGTTTCTGTATCGGGCTGATGGTCGCGGTGGTCGAAGCCGCGTTCCGGCGCGCGTGGATCGAAGTGCGCTACGGTGAGCGCGAAGTAATTACCGTGAATCTCGGTGCCGAACCGGTGCGGATCGGTGGGGACTCGAAGGCCTGCACCGTCTGGGCACGCGGAGCCGCTTCGATCGCTCTCAAATACTGGATTCGCGACGGGCAGGTACAGTGCGCGGACGTGCCTGGGAAGCAAGAAACGCCCGTCGCGGACGGTGATACGCGGACGGCCGGCAACGTAACTGTGATCGTGCGCACGAGCAGCGCTGTCGCACCAATGGAAGACACCCGGCCGACCGTGGTACGCGCGGCCGCGCCCACGGCCCCTGCGCCGGCGCGACCGGAACCCGTGGCGACATCACCGCCGCCTCCCGCGGCGCCCGCTCCGCTCGATTACGACGACGGGCTGCCGATGCCGTTGTCACCTCCCCTGCCCGCGCGACCCGCGGTGACGTCCATTCTCGATCTGGACGACGGCCCGGCTCAGACGGTGCGATCGGCTGGCGCGGCGCCAGCTCCGTCGAAATCCTCCGCTCCGTCAGCACCCGTCGCGGCCCCGCGCCCGGCGCCGACGAGTACACCCAATTCCAGCGCTGTGGACGTGTGCCCGACGTGCGGTCGGAAGATACCCGGGCGCACCGGCGCCCGATACTGTGTGGTTTGCGACCGGACGTTTTGA
- a CDS encoding vWA domain-containing protein, protein MPYDMQIDRSNPGCIVFLVDLSNSMLDGIAGTQRAKMDTVSTAINRFFQELITSCEKGEEKPRNYFDVGLIGYTTDANGVAIVRPLFQGALSGRDLVSISELYDTPLEIEQRRKKEFVDDGAGGLTEMERQIAFPVWFRSPAQGEMFGTPMCTALGYCKQVIQTWIDAHSGSFPPMVINLTDGESTDGVPVPFAEELKGLATADGNVLLFNCHLSGRDAQPVFLPPTEAQLPDEYARDLFGMSSPLPDKLRHMAEVKGISAPLGCKAMAFNADAVSLLKLLNVGTQVVAAATLPPHLR, encoded by the coding sequence ATGCCCTACGATATGCAGATCGATCGCTCGAATCCCGGGTGTATTGTGTTCCTGGTGGACCTGTCCAACTCGATGCTGGACGGGATCGCGGGCACGCAGCGGGCGAAGATGGACACCGTTTCCACCGCCATCAACCGGTTCTTCCAGGAACTCATCACGAGCTGCGAAAAGGGCGAAGAGAAACCGCGTAATTACTTCGACGTGGGCCTGATCGGGTACACCACCGACGCCAACGGGGTCGCCATCGTCCGCCCGCTGTTCCAGGGGGCACTGTCCGGGCGCGACCTCGTTTCCATCAGCGAACTGTACGACACCCCGCTCGAAATCGAGCAGCGGCGCAAGAAAGAATTCGTGGACGACGGCGCCGGCGGGCTCACGGAAATGGAGCGCCAGATCGCGTTCCCGGTCTGGTTCCGCTCGCCGGCCCAGGGCGAGATGTTCGGCACTCCGATGTGTACCGCGCTCGGGTACTGCAAGCAGGTGATCCAGACGTGGATCGACGCCCACTCGGGCAGTTTCCCTCCGATGGTCATCAACCTGACCGACGGCGAGTCCACCGACGGGGTGCCGGTGCCGTTCGCCGAGGAACTCAAGGGGCTGGCGACCGCGGACGGCAACGTGTTGCTGTTCAACTGCCACCTGTCCGGGCGCGACGCGCAACCCGTGTTCCTCCCGCCGACCGAGGCGCAACTGCCCGACGAGTACGCTCGCGACCTGTTCGGGATGTCCAGCCCGCTGCCGGACAAACTGCGGCACATGGCCGAGGTGAAGGGCATTTCCGCGCCTTTGGGGTGCAAGGCGATGGCGTTCAACGCGGACGCGGTGAGCCTGCTCAAGCTCCTGAACGTCGGCACCCAGGTAGTCGCAGCTGCCACTCTCCCGCCGCACCTGCGGTAA